GACGTGGCGAGCGCCGCGGGGAACGCCCGCCCCCGCAGCAACGCCGGCGCGATCAGCGGGGCCCGGCCCCGGCGGGCGGTACGCCGCTGCTGGAGGACGAACCCCACGAGTACGGCGGCACCCGCTCCCGCAGTCGCCCAGGCCCGCGGGCCCGGGGCGCCCGATCCGCCGGCCAGCGGGCACACCACCAGGGCGATGCCGACCGTCGCGAGCAGGGTCCCGGCCAGGTCCAGGCCGGGTGGTGGAAGCGGCACCGGTCGCCCGGAGGACGGGTCCGGCGGCGTCTGGTGCGTGCGTGCCAGTCGTCGCCGGGCAGGCGGGACTTCCACCACGCGATCCGGCTGCGGGAGGACGGGAGCACGGTCCTCCCGCAGCCGGGGCGCGATCGCCAGCACGGCGGCGGCGAGCGGGAGGTTGACGAGGAAGACCGCGCGCCAGGACGAACCGAGCACGTCGGCATGGGTCAGCACCCCGCCGAGCACCGGCCCGAGCACGGCGGACAGGCCCATGACCGGGCCGATCGCCCCGAGCGCCCGGGGCAGCTCCTCACCGTCGAACATCGCCCGGATCAGCCCGAAGGTCTGCGGGACGATCAGCGCGGCGGCGACTCCCTGGAGCGCCCGCAGCCCGATCAGCGCCGCCGGCCCCGGAGCGCACGCGCAGGCCGCCGAGGTGACGGCGAAGGCGACCACGCCGATACGGAAGACCCGCCGCCGCCCGGCCCTGTCCCCCAGCCACGCACCGGTCAGCAGTGCCAGCGCGAACGTGAGGGTGTACGCGGCGCTGAACCACGGAATGGTGGCCGCCGCCCCGCCGAGATCGACGTGCACGACCGGCCCCGCCACCTGGACGATCGTCGCGTCAAGAAGGTTCATGGCCTCGGCGACCAGCACCGCCACCAGCGCGGACCAGCGGCGCGGCCAGGGGGCGCCCGGTGCCGGGTCCGTCGTCGGGTCCTTCGCCGGGCCGGAGACGGCGGGCGTACTGCGGCGCGAGGTACGGGACACGGCGCTCCCCCTGCGGGACGATGGCTGTGGATGTGGCTGTGACGGAGACCGGCGGGCGGCAGGCGGCGGGCCGTGGCTGACGCCCGGTGGCCGATAGCCTGCGGCGGACGACAGCCACGGTCCCGCCGCGCCCCTGTCGGATTCCAGCCCGGAAGCCAAGATCGGTGATTACTTCCATCCGGCTCGGCTACTTTGACGAATATGCTCGTACTCGATGATCTGGACCGCGGCCTGGTCCACGCTCTGCACGTGAACGGGCGGGCGCCCTTCACACTCGTCGCGGAGGTCCTCGGCTGCTCCGTCCAGACCGTGGTCCGCCGCTACCGCCGGCTGCACGCGCAGGCGGGACTGCGGGTGGTCGCCCTCCCCGACCCGCGCAGCTCAGGCACTCACCAGTGGTTCGTACGGCTGACCGCCGCGACCCGTGCCGCGCACGACATCGCCCTCGCGCTCGCGCGCCGCCCCGACACCTCGTGGGTACGACTGGCCTCCGGCGGCACCGAGATCGTGGCGGTCATCCGCACCACCCCGGCGGGCCCGGACGCCCACGCGCTGCTGCTGCGCGACGTCCCGCGCACCGCCGGGATCACCTCGGTCTCCGCGCACTACCTGCTGCACACCTACCTCGGCGGCCCGTCCGCGTGGCGGGGCAGGGTCGACGCGCTGGACCCCGAGCAGCAGGCACGGCTGCGCGCCGAAGGCGTCTCGGGTGCGGGTACGGGCTCCGCCACCGGGGCGCCCGCCCATCTGCTGACCGACGCCGACCGGCTGCTCCTGGAGGCGCTGCGCGACGACGCGCGGGCCAGCTACGCCGACCTCGCCGGGGCGACCGGCTCGACCGCCTCGACAGTGACCCGCAGACTCGCCGAACTGCGGGCGCGCGGGGCGCTCTTCTTCGACGTCGACGTGGACCCGGCGCTGCTGGGCGCGACCGTCTCGGCGCTGCTCTGGATGCAGGTGGCGCCCGCGCACCTGGACGAGGTCGCCCACGCGCTCGCCGAGCACGAGGAGCTGGCGATGGTGGTGGCCACGACCGGGCCCACCAATCTCGTCGCCCAGGCGCTCTGCCGGGACACCGAGGAACTGCACCGCTATCTGACCCGCAAGGTCGCCTGGAGCACCATCGACCGGATCGAGACGGCACCGGTACTGCGGACCTACAAGGCGGCGGCGACCCTGCGCAGCGGCTGGGGGTGAGCGGGGGCCGGGCTTACCCGAACGGGTGGCAGCCCGCACCCGTGGTGGGGTACGGGCTGCCACCCGTGGACGGGCGTCCCGCTCAGCCGCCGGTGATCACCTCGTCCTTGGCCAGGCTCTCCGTGCGCGAAGCAAGCGTGGTCCGCAGGGACTTCGCGGTGGCCTCGACCCCGGAGGCGTCCGCGCCCGACTTCTTCGCGGCGGTGACGAGGGTGTCGAGGGTGGAGGTGCCGTACCCGGAGCCGTAGTACTGCTCGTAGAGCTTCTTGTACGCGGCGTGGTAGACGGCGTCGAAGGCGTCGGCCGCCAGGAACTTCTCCTTCAGAGCGTTCCCGCCCATGCCACCACCGCCGCCCACGCGTCCGCCTGCCGCCTGGCCGTCGGCGCCTTGGCCCTCGGCGCCCCGGGCGCCAGGGGGGCCGCCTTGGCCGCCGGAGGGGAAGCCGTCGGCGGGGGGTTCCCCACCTCCCGGGAACTGCCCCTCGGCCGAGGCGCCTTGGCCACCGGCCGCGTCCTGGGAGCCGGTTGCGCCCGGGGCACCGGTCGCGCCCTGGTCTCCGGTCGCGGCGCCGGGCATCGCACCACCGCCACCGCCGAAGCCGCCCATGCTGGTGCTGTCGTCGGGGCCACTGGTCGCGTCGCCGCTGAAGGTCAGGTTGAAGTCCCATCCGAGGACGGAGAACTTCTTGGTGCCCAGGTCGTACCAGAGCACGTAGTTGTTCCCCGGCCCCGCCATGTCGTCGAAGTTCAGGATCAGGTTCTGCGTCGCCACGTACTCGGCGAACGAATCGACGTCCACGTAACTGTCGAGGTCGGCGGCGAACTCCTCGTCCGACGCCTGATCCACCCACTTCAGCAGCCGCATCACCGGGGCGAGGTCCTGACTCCCCTTCTTGTTGAGCTGCTTGAAGGACGTCTCGTAGTCGGTCGGATCGTCACCGACGTAGTCGAAACTACCGCCCGCACGGGCCTTGTACGCCACCCCGTCACCCGTGACCTGCTGCTCCACGTAGTCCTTGCTCGGGTTCTCCACCATCAACCGGGTTGCCGCGGGGCGGTTGTTGACGGTGAGGTCCACGAACCCGAACTTCTCGGCGGGCTGTCCGGACTTCTCCATGAGGGAGAGCGAGAGGGCTTCGTTCAGCGGGAGTTGATCGCTCACGCCCGGACGCAGGGAGATCTCGCGGTTTCCCTGGTACGCGCGCCCCTCCACGTACTCGTCGATCTTCACGAGCCACGGGAGTTCTTCGGGCTTGTCGGCGGAGAGGGAGTACTGCGTCATCCCGCCACCGCCGCCACCACC
The DNA window shown above is from Streptomyces sp. NBC_00247 and carries:
- a CDS encoding Lrp/AsnC family transcriptional regulator, with amino-acid sequence MLVLDDLDRGLVHALHVNGRAPFTLVAEVLGCSVQTVVRRYRRLHAQAGLRVVALPDPRSSGTHQWFVRLTAATRAAHDIALALARRPDTSWVRLASGGTEIVAVIRTTPAGPDAHALLLRDVPRTAGITSVSAHYLLHTYLGGPSAWRGRVDALDPEQQARLRAEGVSGAGTGSATGAPAHLLTDADRLLLEALRDDARASYADLAGATGSTASTVTRRLAELRARGALFFDVDVDPALLGATVSALLWMQVAPAHLDEVAHALAEHEELAMVVATTGPTNLVAQALCRDTEELHRYLTRKVAWSTIDRIETAPVLRTYKAAATLRSGWG
- a CDS encoding MFS transporter, whose amino-acid sequence is MSRTSRRSTPAVSGPAKDPTTDPAPGAPWPRRWSALVAVLVAEAMNLLDATIVQVAGPVVHVDLGGAAATIPWFSAAYTLTFALALLTGAWLGDRAGRRRVFRIGVVAFAVTSAACACAPGPAALIGLRALQGVAAALIVPQTFGLIRAMFDGEELPRALGAIGPVMGLSAVLGPVLGGVLTHADVLGSSWRAVFLVNLPLAAAVLAIAPRLREDRAPVLPQPDRVVEVPPARRRLARTHQTPPDPSSGRPVPLPPPGLDLAGTLLATVGIALVVCPLAGGSGAPGPRAWATAGAGAAVLVGFVLQQRRTARRGRAPLIAPALLRGRAFPAALATSTLFFAVMNAVMTVVVLHLELGLGRGPLAAGLTLLPWSTGLAAGSWAAGDRLVPRYGSTRVLHTGVAVLAAGLLAACLAYGASGPGAYPVYLPAALLVAGVGTGLFTTPFFAVALSGVGPQETGSAAGLLNAVQQLGGTLGVAVVGGVYLAGAGGGGGAAHALTGTGSAGAAARAALLTAGLILAATALAAAAMTSASRRGAVAPVPDQPRR
- a CDS encoding CotH kinase family protein, which codes for MEEVEGSAGEERRTPPRKRLAHRVPLPVRHHWRPVGLLCAGLAVLLVFFSDARVTPFVTSASAEDADLITENLPGTVGLYDTTAAHTFRIEYDQTDFDKMMKAYEKDGTKDYIEADLTIDGTYLNDVGIRLKGNSTLQSLRGSGGGAKGPDGAGGFGGFGGQGGPQGQGQDQQEQGQGQQGQGQQGQQGQQGQGQGGQAAGGMRAGGGGGGGMTQYSLSADKPEELPWLVKIDEYVEGRAYQGNREISLRPGVSDQLPLNEALSLSLMEKSGQPAEKFGFVDLTVNNRPAATRLMVENPSKDYVEQQVTGDGVAYKARAGGSFDYVGDDPTDYETSFKQLNKKGSQDLAPVMRLLKWVDQASDEEFAADLDSYVDVDSFAEYVATQNLILNFDDMAGPGNNYVLWYDLGTKKFSVLGWDFNLTFSGDATSGPDDSTSMGGFGGGGGAMPGAATGDQGATGAPGATGSQDAAGGQGASAEGQFPGGGEPPADGFPSGGQGGPPGARGAEGQGADGQAAGGRVGGGGGMGGNALKEKFLAADAFDAVYHAAYKKLYEQYYGSGYGTSTLDTLVTAAKKSGADASGVEATAKSLRTTLASRTESLAKDEVITGG